A single window of Triplophysa rosa linkage group LG2, Trosa_1v2, whole genome shotgun sequence DNA harbors:
- the LOC130547835 gene encoding verrucotoxin subunit beta-like isoform X1, which yields MDEVGVNVIETAALGRPFQLGMLYDCRKDALVPGITLWDKEQLQQSIHSHAQINTDFNVTASDSIEEKSHLLNIDGSLKLSLLSGLVNVRGAAKYLSDTKKSFKQQRLTLHYHSTTKFEELTMNHLASGNITHYEAFDNDTATHVVTAVLYGANACFVFDREVSSDEDKTTVDGEVKATFDKLKGISLGAEIDLNMNDNQKTAVQKFSCTFYGDFQLPSNPTSFEDALKIFADLPKLLGEEKELAVPLRVWLYPLDKLHTSAANVQKDISTGLIKAVESVFESLSTTEMKCGDLLKEPPALSFEAFHYQIMQMRENCCSYKLSLMKKLGSLLPEIRGDKKKETELNDLLHDHMESPFRGQDLEQWVKEKEKESAIIKTLIRQLNDYGAKVEVNLDEILMDLEVEHLVSYTFTSFEGPDVLLSTQKDYLSPKGQKKENSPSAKWMTGLSSDAKKNMRTNTIIFKNLINSKQRKPAKFIVASKEVKNIPGSCILLYDNGSDEDICFTPPSKPAC from the exons ATGGATGAAGTGGGAGTGAATGTCATAGAAACTGCTGCTCTTGGGAGACCCTTCCAGCTGGGGATGCTGTATGACTGCAGAAAAGATGCCCTAGTACCag GAATCACACTATGGGATAAAGAGCAGCTTCAGCAGAGTATACATAGTCATGCCCAAATAAATACAGATTTCAATGTCACAGCTTCAGACTCCATTGAAGAAAAATCTCACTTACTGAACATTGATGGTTCTCTGAAATTAAGTCTTTTAAGTGGACTTGTCAATGTGAGAGGAGCAGCAAAATATCTCAGCGACACCAAGAAATCCTTTAAACAGCAAAGACTAACCCTACATTACCATTCAACCACCAAGTTTGAAGAACTGACCATGAACCACTTGGCTTCTGGAAATATAACTCACTATGAAGCCTTTGATAATGATACAGCTACACATGTGGTGACCGCTGTGCTGTATGGGGCGAATGCTTGCTTTGTTTTTGACAGAGAAGTTTCATCAGATGAGGACAAAACTACTGTAGACGGTGAAGTAAAAGCTACATTTGATAAGCTGAAGGGCATTTCACTGGGTGCAGAGATTGATCTGAACATGAATGACAATCAGAAGACTGCCGTTCAAAAATTCAGCTGTACATTTTATGGTGACTTTCAGTTGCCATCTAATCCAACCTCTTTTGAAGATGCTTTGAAGATTTTTGCTGATCTTCCAAAACTGTTAGGAGAGGAGAAAGAACTTGCAGTTCCATTGAGAGTGTGGCTTTATCCTTTAGATAAATTACACACAAGTGCAGCAAACGTTCAAAAAGACATCAGCACAGGTCTAATCAAAGCTGTGGAATCAGTTTTTGAGAGTTTAAGTACAACCGAAATGAAATGCGGCGATCTTCTGAAGGAGCCACCTGCTTTGTCTTTTGAAGCATTTCATTATCAAATAATGCAGATGAGGGAAAACTGTTGCAGCTATAAGTTGAGTCTCATGAAAAAACTTGGCTCTCTGTTGCCAGAAATCCGTGGGGATAAGAAAAAGGAAACCGAGTTGAATGATCTTCTGCATGATCATATGGAATCTCCATTCAGAGGTCAGGATCTTGAACAATGggtgaaagagaaagaaaaagaatctgccataataaaaacattaatcaGACAACTGAATGATTATGGAGCAAAAGTGGAAGTGAATCTAGATGAAATCTTGATGGATCTAGAAGTTGAACATTTGGTTAGCTACACGTTCACATCATTTGAGGGTCCAGATGTGCTCCTTTCTACACAGAAGGACTACTTGAGTCCAAAGGGGCAAAAGAAAGAGAATTCACCCAGTGCCAAATGGATGACTGGGCTTTCCTCTGATGCCAAAAAGAATATGAGGACCAACACgattatatttaaaaacctGATCAATTCAAAACAGCGTAAACCAGCCAAATTTATTGTCGCATCAAAAGAAGTGAAAAATATTCCAGGTTCCTGCATTCTCCTTTATGATAATGGATCTGATGAAGATATTTGCTTTACTCCTCCGTCAAAACCAGCCTGTTga
- the LOC130547835 gene encoding cytolytic toxin-beta-like isoform X2 translates to MDEVGVNVIETAALGRPFQLGMLYDCRKDALVPGITLWDKEQLQQSIHSHAQINTDFNVTASDSIEEKSHLLNIDGSLKLSLLSGLVNVRGAAKYLSDTKKSFKQQRLTLHYHSTTKFEELTMNHLASGNITHYEAFDNDTATHVVTAVLYGANACFVFDREVSSDEDKTTVDGEVKATFDKLKGISLGAEIDLNMNDNQKTAVQKFS, encoded by the exons ATGGATGAAGTGGGAGTGAATGTCATAGAAACTGCTGCTCTTGGGAGACCCTTCCAGCTGGGGATGCTGTATGACTGCAGAAAAGATGCCCTAGTACCag GAATCACACTATGGGATAAAGAGCAGCTTCAGCAGAGTATACATAGTCATGCCCAAATAAATACAGATTTCAATGTCACAGCTTCAGACTCCATTGAAGAAAAATCTCACTTACTGAACATTGATGGTTCTCTGAAATTAAGTCTTTTAAGTGGACTTGTCAATGTGAGAGGAGCAGCAAAATATCTCAGCGACACCAAGAAATCCTTTAAACAGCAAAGACTAACCCTACATTACCATTCAACCACCAAGTTTGAAGAACTGACCATGAACCACTTGGCTTCTGGAAATATAACTCACTATGAAGCCTTTGATAATGATACAGCTACACATGTGGTGACCGCTGTGCTGTATGGGGCGAATGCTTGCTTTGTTTTTGACAGAGAAGTTTCATCAGATGAGGACAAAACTACTGTAGACGGTGAAGTAAAAGCTACATTTGATAAGCTGAAGGGCATTTCACTGGGTGCAGAGATTGATCTGAACATGAATGACAATCAGAAGACTGCCGTTCAAAAATTCAGCT AA
- the LOC130547798 gene encoding uncharacterized protein LOC130547798: protein MMRRDLEKMPDAVSRTWLQGTVREKMREHLKIFKDIMTSHDSQSTKFLVSSKDHTIHPGSCILLYKNGSHKALCFTPPAKPDCPIIKQVKGHSVVLKVPPTCQATEDLRLMYKIKEDKDWKSQHVQQSKDTVTLTDLSPDTEFEIKYTAVGKLSYTIDSDVIHIRVIDKKLISATESVLESLTLTERKCSELMDDSRSKIFGAFNRKIQDMMKHCQTYRQDLNTRIQSLIQSIQACEKDICDLANLLQAHEESPFKATSLTEWITIKEKELNVVTRILQQLLDSGAEEHNNLDTILSDINVENVLCYTFSSLEEPDELLSHHENYLKHQMMRRDLEKMPDAVSRTWLQGTVREKMREHLQIFKDIMTSHHRSQSITFLILSKDHTIHPGSCILLYENGSDEDICFTPPSKPACPIIIQVRGHSVVLKMPSSCPVTVELKLLYKMKEEREWKSQHVHKSEDTVTLKDLSPDTQYDIKYTAVGKLNYTTDSDVIRVATHADTVEEACFSNDDKKEISKTWSERQKIKMEESALMTENQESQKHRLQKELLQKNKHIEDEQNNQKEQNAELENLMSQKERSREKTFKELETSKHQLEEKHEPDQQLRNSGGVKLFSMLTGKTNNSHKSFVYSLMNRVEDLREVPMVDGSNIVLVFCPIVSRAGTDIEAALKIFTDSTASKLKVLVVLHHSFDLEKTVPDSSRCVNRTDILTVDCLFYEDTGLLKCQRNNDAIDKVVDWLIEQGKTTGVEVCPRQNRSKGLTSRKGSHKSVQEEGQSEIVDFKKSKSNEPEICTGKAVTP from the exons ATGATGAGGAGAGATTTGGAGAAGATGCCTGATGCAGTGTCTCGGACATGGCTCCAAGGAACAGTCCGAGAAAAAATGagagaacatttaaaaatatttaaagacataatgACTTCACATGACAGTCAGTCCACAAAGTTTTTGGTTTCTTCAAAAGACCACACAATCCATCCAGGTTCCTGCATTCTCTTGTATAAAAATGGATCTCATAAAGCTCTTTGCTTTACTCCTCCAGCTAAACCAGACTGTCCAATCATTaaacaggtcaaaggtcacagtGTAGTTTTGAAGGTACCTCCAACATGTCAAGCTACAGAAGACCTCAGgttaatgtataaaataaaggaaGATAAAGACTGGAAATCTCAGCATGTACAACAGAGCAAAGATACAGTAACTCTGACAGATCTCAGTCCAGACACTGAGTTTGAGATTAAATATACAGCAGTTGGCAAACTGAGCTACACCATAGACAGTGATGTCATCCACATCAGAGTCATAGACAAGAAGCTCATAAGTGCCACAGAGTCTGTCTTAGAGAGTCTTACTTTGACTGAAAGAAAGTGCAGTGAACTTATGGATGACAGCAGATCAAAAATATTCGGTGCATTTAACAGAAAGATTCAAGACATGATGAAACACTGTCAAACCTACAGACAAGACTTAAATACCAGAATTCAATCCTTGATCCAGTCAATTCAAGCCTGTGAAAAAGACATCTGTGATTTGGCAAATCTTCTACAAGCTCATGAAGAATCTCCATTTAAAGCCACCAGTCTTACAGAGTGGATCaccataaaagaaaaagaattAAATGTAGTTACTAGAATTCTTCAACAACTTCTGGACTCTGGAGCAGAGGAACACAATAACTTGGATACAATTTTGTCAGATATTAATGTGGAGAATGTGTTGTGCTACACATTCAGTTCTCTTGAGGAGCCAGATGAGTTGCTTTCCCATCATGAAAATTACCTAAAACATCAAATGATGAGGAGAGATTTGGAGAAGATGCCTGATGCAGTGTCTCGGACATGGCTCCAAGGAACAGTCCGAGAAAAAATGAGAgaacatttacaaatatttaaagacataatgACTTCACATCATCGCAGTCAGTCCATAACTTTTTTGATTTTGTCAAAAGACCACACAATCCATCCAGGTTCTTGCATTCTCTTGTATGAAAACGGATCTGATGAAGATATTTGCTTCACTCCTCCATCAAAACCAGCCTGTCCAATCATTAtacaggtcagaggtcacagtGTAGTTCTTAAGATGCCTTCATCGTGTCCTGTTACAGTAGAGCTGAAGTTACTGTACAAAATGAAGGAAGAGAGAGAATGGAAATCTCAACATGTGCACAAGAGCGAAGATACAGTAACTCTAAAAGATCTCAGTCCAGACACTCAGTATGATATTAAATATACAGCAGTGGGGAAACTCAACTACACCACAGACAGTGATGTCATCAGAGTTGCTACACATGCAGACACCGTTGAAGAGGCATGCTTCTCTAATGATGACAAAAAAGAG ATCAGCAAAACATGGAGTGaaagacagaaaataaaaatggagGAATCTGCTTTAATGACAG AAAATCAAGAATCACAAAAGCATCGATTACAAAAagaactgctgcaaaaaaacaagcacattGAGGACGAACAGAATAATCAAAAGGAGCAAAATGCAGAGTTGGAGAATTTGATGAGTCAAAAGGAGAGATCGCGGGAGAAAACATTCAAGGAGCTGGAAACCAGTAAACATCAGCTAGAGGAAAAACATGAACCAGACCAACAGCTGAGGAATTCAG GTGGAGTCAAACTGTTCTCCATGTTGACTGGAAAAACAAATAACTCTCATAAAAGTTTTGTTTACTCTCTGATGAACCGAGTTGAAGATCTGAGAGAAGTTCCTATGGTGGATGGGAGTAACATTGTTTTGGTTTTCTGTCCTATTGTTTCTCGAGCTGGAACTGATATTGAAGCAGCACTGAAAATATTTACTGACTCTACAG CCTCTAAATTGAAAGTTCTGGTGGTGCTACATCACTCATTTGACCTAGAGAAAACTGTACCAGACAGCAGCAGATGTGTCAACAGGACAGATATACTGACAGTGGACTGTCTGTTCTATGAAGACACAGGATTactaaagtgtcagagaaataATGATGCAATAGACAAGGTTGTTGATTGGTTAATAGAGCAG GGGAAGACAACAGGTGTTGAAGTATGTCCACGTCAAAATAGATCAAAGGGATTAACATCAAGGAAAGGATCACACAAGTCTGTGCag GAGGAAGGTCAATCTGAGATAGTGGATTTTAAAAAGAGTAAAAGTAATGAGCCAGAGATTTGTACAGGTAAGGCTGTTACTCCATGA
- the LOC130547816 gene encoding stonustoxin subunit beta-like isoform X1, giving the protein MDEVGVNVIETAALGRPFQLGMLYDCRKDALVPGITLWDKEQLQQSILSHAQINTDFNVTASDSIEDKSHLLNIDGSLKLSLLSGLVNVRGAAKYLSDTKKSFKQQRLTLHYHSTTKFEELTMNHLASGNITHYEAFDNDTATHVVTAVLYGANACFVFDREVSSDEDKTTVDGEVKATFDKLKGISLGAEIDLNMNDNQKTAVQKFSCTFYGDFQLPSNPTSFEDALKIFADLPKLLGEEKELAVPLRVWLYPLDKLHTSAANVQKDISTGLIKAVESVFESLSTTEMKCGDLLKEPPALSFVAFHYQIMQMRENCCSYKLSLMKKLGSLLPEIRGDKKKETELNDLLHDHMESPFRGQDLEQWVKEKEKESAIIKTLIRQLNDYGAKVEVNLDEILMDLEVEHLVSYTFTSFEGPDVLLSTQKDYLSPKGQKKENSPSAKWMTGLSSDAKKNMRTNTIIFKNLINSKQRKPAKFIVASKEVKNIPGSCILLYDNGSDEDICFTPPSKPAC; this is encoded by the exons ATGGATGAAGTGGGAGTGAATGTCATAGAAACTGCTGCTCTTGGGAGACCCTTCCAGCTGGGGATGCTGTATGACTGCAGAAAAGATGCCCTAGTACCag GAATCACACTATGGGATAAAGAGCAGCTTCAGCAGAGTATACTTAGTCATGCCCAAATTAATACAGATTTCAATGTCACAGCTTCAGACTCCATTGAAGATAAATCTCACTTACTGAACATTGATGGTTCTCTGAAATTAAGTCTTTTAAGTGGACTTGTCAATGTGAGAGGAGCAGCAAAATATCTCAGCGACACCAAGAAATCCTTTAAACAGCAAAGACTAACCCTACATTACCATTCAACCACCAAGTTTGAAGAACTGACCATGAACCACTTGGCTTCTGGAAATATAACTCACTATGAAGCCTTTGATAATGATACAGCTACACATGTGGTGACCGCTGTGCTGTATGGGGCGAATGCTTGCTTTGTTTTTGACAGAGAAGTTTCATCAGATGAGGACAAAACTACTGTAGACGGTGAAGTAAAAGCTACATTTGATAAGCTGAAGGGCATTTCACTGGGTGCAGAGATTGATCTGAACATGAATGACAATCAGAAGACTGCCGTTCAAAAATTCAGCTGTACATTTTATGGTGACTTTCAGTTGCCATCTAATCCAACCTCTTTTGAAGATGCTTTGAAGATTTTTGCTGATCTTCCAAAACTGTTAGGAGAGGAGAAAGAACTTGCAGTTCCATTGAGAGTGTGGCTTTATCCTTTAGATAAATTACACACAAGTGCAGCAAACGTTCAAAAAGACATCAGCACAGGTCTAATCAAAGCTGTGGAATCAGTTTTTGAGAGTTTAAGTACAACCGAAATGAAATGCGGCGATCTTCTGAAGGAGCCACCTGCTTTGTCTTTTGTAGCATTTCATTATCAAATAATGCAGATGAGGGAAAACTGTTGCAGCTATAAGTTGAGTCTCATGAAAAAACTTGGCTCTCTGTTGCCAGAAATCCGTGGGGATAAGAAAAAGGAAACCGAGTTGAATGATCTTCTGCATGATCATATGGAATCTCCATTCAGAGGTCAGGATCTTGAACAATGggtgaaagagaaagaaaaagaatctgccataataaaaacattaatcaGACAACTGAATGATTATGGAGCAAAAGTGGAAGTGAATCTAGATGAAATCTTGATGGATCTAGAAGTTGAACATTTGGTTAGCTACACGTTCACATCATTTGAGGGTCCAGATGTGCTCCTTTCTACACAGAAGGACTACTTGAGTCCAAAGGGGCAAAAGAAAGAGAATTCACCCAGTGCCAAATGGATGACTGGGCTTTCCTCTGATGCCAAAAAGAATATGAGGACCAACACgattatatttaaaaacctGATCAATTCAAAACAGCGTAAACCAGCCAAATTTATTGTCGCATCAAAAGAAGTGAAAAATATTCCAGGTTCCTGCATTCTCCTTTATGATAATGGATCTGATGAAGATATTTGCTTTACTCCTCCGTCAAAACCAGCCTGTTga
- the LOC130547816 gene encoding cytolytic toxin-beta-like isoform X3, whose amino-acid sequence MDEVGVNVIETAALGRPFQLGMLYDCRKDALVPGITLWDKEQLQQSILSHAQINTDFNVTASDSIEDKSHLLNIDGSLKLSLLSGLVNVRGAAKYLSDTKKSFKQQRLTLHYHSTTKFEELTMNHLASGNITHYEAFDNDTATHVVTAVLYGANACFVFDREVSSDEDKTTVDGEVKATFDKLKGISLGAEIDLNMNDNQKTAVQKFS is encoded by the exons ATGGATGAAGTGGGAGTGAATGTCATAGAAACTGCTGCTCTTGGGAGACCCTTCCAGCTGGGGATGCTGTATGACTGCAGAAAAGATGCCCTAGTACCag GAATCACACTATGGGATAAAGAGCAGCTTCAGCAGAGTATACTTAGTCATGCCCAAATTAATACAGATTTCAATGTCACAGCTTCAGACTCCATTGAAGATAAATCTCACTTACTGAACATTGATGGTTCTCTGAAATTAAGTCTTTTAAGTGGACTTGTCAATGTGAGAGGAGCAGCAAAATATCTCAGCGACACCAAGAAATCCTTTAAACAGCAAAGACTAACCCTACATTACCATTCAACCACCAAGTTTGAAGAACTGACCATGAACCACTTGGCTTCTGGAAATATAACTCACTATGAAGCCTTTGATAATGATACAGCTACACATGTGGTGACCGCTGTGCTGTATGGGGCGAATGCTTGCTTTGTTTTTGACAGAGAAGTTTCATCAGATGAGGACAAAACTACTGTAGACGGTGAAGTAAAAGCTACATTTGATAAGCTGAAGGGCATTTCACTGGGTGCAGAGATTGATCTGAACATGAATGACAATCAGAAGACTGCCGTTCAAAAATTCAGCT AA
- the LOC130547806 gene encoding uncharacterized protein LOC130547806, whose translation MDDSRSKIFGAFNRKIQDMMKHCQTYRQDLNTRIQSLIQSIQACEKDICDLANLLQAHEESPFKATSLTEWITIKEKELNVVTRILQQLLDSGAEEHNNLDTILSDINVENVLCYTFSSLEEPDELLSHHENYLKHQMMRRDLEKMPDAVSRTWLQGTVREKMREHLQIFKDIMTSHHRSQSITFLILSKDHTIHPGSCILLYENGSDEDICFTPPSKPACPIIIQVRGHSVVLKMPSSCPVTVELKLLYKMKEEREWKSQHVHKSEDTVTLKDLSPDTQYDIKYTAVGKLNYTTDSDVIRVATHADTVEEACFSNDDKKEISKTWSERQKIKMEESALMTENQESQKHRLQKELLQKNKHIEDEQNNQKEQNAELENLMSQKERSREKTFKELETSKHQLEEKHEPDQQLRNSGGVKLFSMLTGKTNNSHKSFVYSLMNRVEDLREVPMVDGSNIVLVFCPIVSRAGTDIEAALKMFTDSTASKLKVLVVLHHTFEPEKTVPESSRCVNRTDILTVDCLFYEDTGLLKCQRNDEAIDKVVDWLIEQGKTSVVEVCPRQLKGLASRKRSHKSVQEEGQSEMVDFKKSKSNEPEICTEDVKVCIISSGKTNETHIKIFNTLSARIKSLKEVPTVDESHVVLVFCPVVSRAGTDIEAALKIFDDSTASKMKVLVVLHHTFDLEKTVPDSSRCVNRTDILTVDCLFYEDTGLL comes from the exons ATGGATGACAGCAGATCAAAAATATTCGGTGCATTTAACAGAAAGATTCAAGACATGATGAAACACTGTCAAACCTACAGACAAGACTTAAATACCAGAATTCAATCCTTGATCCAGTCAATTCAAGCCTGTGAAAAAGACATCTGTGATTTGGCAAATCTTCTACAAGCTCATGAAGAATCTCCATTTAAAGCCACCAGTCTTACAGAGTGGATCaccataaaagaaaaagaattAAATGTAGTTACTAGAATTCTTCAACAACTTCTGGACTCTGGAGCAGAGGAACACAATAACTTGGATACAATTTTGTCAGATATTAATGTGGAGAATGTGTTGTGCTACACATTCAGTTCTCTTGAGGAGCCAGATGAGTTGCTTTCCCATCATGAAAATTACCTAAAACATCAAATGATGAGGAGAGATTTGGAGAAGATGCCTGATGCAGTGTCTCGGACATGGCTCCAAGGAACAGTCCGAGAAAAAATGAGAgaacatttacaaatatttaaagacataatgACTTCACATCATCGCAGTCAGTCCATAACTTTTTTGATTTTGTCAAAAGACCACACAATCCATCCAGGTTCTTGCATTCTCTTGTATGAAAACGGATCTGATGAAGATATTTGCTTCACTCCTCCATCAAAACCAGCCTGTCCAATCATTAtacaggtcagaggtcacagtGTAGTTCTTAAGATGCCTTCATCGTGTCCTGTTACAGTAGAGCTGAAGTTACTGTACAAAATGAAGGAAGAGAGAGAATGGAAATCTCAACATGTGCACAAGAGCGAAGATACAGTAACTCTAAAAGATCTCAGTCCAGACACTCAGTATGATATTAAATATACAGCAGTGGGGAAACTCAACTACACCACAGACAGTGATGTCATCAGAGTTGCTACACACGCAGACACCGTTGAAGAGGCATGCTTCTCTAATGATGACAAAAAAGAG ATCAGCAAAACATGGAGTGaaagacagaaaataaaaatggagGAATCTGCTTTAATGACAG AAAATCAAGAATCACAAAAGCATCGATTACAAAAagaactgctgcaaaaaaacaagcacattGAGGACGAACAGAATAATCAAAAGGAGCAAAATGCAGAGTTGGAGAATTTGATGAGTCAAAAGGAGAGATCGCGGGAGAAAACATTCAAGGAGCTGGAAACCAGTAAACATCAGCTAGAGGAAAAACATGAACCAGACCAACAGCTGAGGAATTCAG GTGGAGTCAAACTGTTCTCCATGTTGACTGGAAAAACAAATAACTCTCATAAAAGTTTTGTTTACTCTCTGATGAACCGAGTTGAAGATCTGAGAGAAGTTCCTATGGTGGATGGGAGTAACATTGTTTTGGTTTTCTGTCCTATTGTTTCTCGAGCTGGAACTGATATTGAAGCAGCACTGAAAATGTTTACTGACTCTACAG CCTCTAAATTGAAAGTTCTGGTGGTGCTACATCACACATTTGAGCCAGAGAAAACTGTACCAGAGAGCAGCAGATGTGTCAACAGGACAGATATACTGACAGTGGACTGTCTGTTCTATGAAGACACAGGATTactaaagtgtcagagaaatgATGAGGCAATAGACAAGGTTGTTGATTGGTTAATAGAGCAG GGGAAGACATCAGTTGTTGAAGTATGTCCACGTCAATTAAAGGGATTAGCATCAAGGAAAAGATCACACAAGTCTGTGCag GAGGAAGGTCAATCTGAGATGGTGGATTTTAAAAAGAGTAAAAGTAATGAGCCAGAGATTTGTACAG AGGACGTCAAAGTTTGCATTATTTCGAGTGGAAAAACGAATGAGACTCACATAAAAATTTTCAACACTCTGAGTGCCCGCATTAAATCTCTGAAGGAAGTTCCTACAGTAGATGAGAGTCACGTTGTTTTGGTTTTCTGTCCTGTTGTGTCTCGAGCTGGAACTGATATAGAAGCAGCTCTGAAGATATTTGACGACTCCACAG CCTCTAAGATGAAAGTTCTAGTGGTGCTACATCACACATTTGATCTAGAGAAAACTGTACCAGACAGCAGCAGATGTGTCAACAGGACAGATATACTGACAGTGGACTGTCTGTTCTATGAAGACACAGGATTACTTTAG